The genomic stretch GTCTTTGTCATTCCTCCCCACCCTAACCCTGCCCGCCTTCCCCATTGCTATACTTTAGAACTCACCGGGCTTGCTGTTCCTTAGCTAACTCCTGGTTGAAGGAGCCTAGCCCCCTTCGAAATTCCGCACACAATTCCTTCTCCTGTTGTTCCAGCTCCAGTGCTGCTTCAGCCAAGCGTTTGGTTTGTTTTCCCCACTCAGCTTCCAAGGACTTTTCGGCTTGGCGTTGTTCCTTTTTCTCCTGCCTTTGTGCTTCTTGGGTTTTCCTGATGGCAGCTCGCTGCTCTGCAGTCATGCCCTTCCAGCAATAGGGCAGGACCCGGTGCGGAGCCTGGGGGCGTTGGGCAGCTTGAGGATTCTCAGTCAGTAGATCACTGGTGATTTGTTTCTTGATCTCCCTGAGGTTGGCcacctgttgctgctgctgttcacGGCGCTGCTGCAGGGCCTGCTTGGCTGCCTGGTAGGACCCCCAAATGGAAGCAAATGTAAGTCTTAGGAAACTCACTTGAAAGAGTAGGGAAAATACAGCCCTACTCATctcagagagaagggagaaacataacatggattttttttttttttaatgaacctAAGGCAGTGATAGAGGGGGTGAGAATGGCCAGGGAATTTCTCTGCACTTAGGAAGGCCTTCTTAGTTTGAGAGGTCGGGGATAAATGGTCAATACCTGTTCTTAGGTCAACCTGTATCTGGAGGTAGGGAGAGAGGTGACTTACACTTTCATAGGATCTTAGGTGGAAGGGGAGTCCTTGGATAGATGAGAATGCTTGTGCTGGTTTGAAATGGGGTGTAAGGAGGAAGATGTGGCTAAAGTTCCCCAGGACATTGTTCAGGAACTACACTGGATGGTTCAGAGCATACCTGGGCTTTGTTGGCATTGGCCATAGCAGTCCTTATAGCTGCTCGACAGGACTCTTCCAGCCTGGCCATTTCAGCAGCTCGTGTGTCCACAGCAAGGCGCAGCTGGTTACTAAGCAGAACTACATGGAGAAATACAGCCAGGACACTATATTTCCCTGTACTAGTCTCCATTCACTCACTAGCTATTTGTTTGACATACTtcgtatttgtgtatgtatatatttgagtGGCAAAGTTCCAGTGATATGGAAGGGGTCAAGGGTAGCTAAAGCACAACAGCTTGGGTGACAGTGTAGCTCTGCTACCTTTGAGCAGTGTGGTTTtaagtaaataatttcatttctctAAGCCTCAGTCTTAAGGTTATTTGTTGGGTTCAAAAGGTaccacagggggctggagagatggctcagaggttaagagcactgtctgttcttccagaggtcctgagttcaattcccagcatccacatggtggctcacaaccatctatactggaatctgatgccctcttctgtcatgcaaatgatctacagatagagcacactcatatgcaaaataaataaataaataaataattaaaaaaaaaggtaccaCAGAATCAGATCCCGTCTCAAAGAACTCCCTGCCTAGTCCAATGTGGTGGTGTatgtctataattccagctctaggGAGATGGAGGTAAGTTCAAAGTCAGTCTGTATTCCATGAGACCCAGTCGCAACACCTaccaccagaaaaacaaaaacaaaaaaacaaacttccctCTCTGGTGGGAGAGACAGATCAAATAGATAATTAGACTATAACCTGCTGAGACCAAAGGCAGAGATGTATATAAGCACAGTAACAGTTTCAGatgctgaagaaatggctcagtggtaggagTATGTGCTTAGAATATATGAAGCCTTGGGTTCTAGCCATAGTACCAAAACAATGACTACTACTACTACTGTAAAAGTCGAAGTACAGAGATTAAGGGAAAAATGGCATGTCAGCCGTGGCCACATCATAAGcaaagctactaatttttttcCTCCAATCAAGCCATACACTGGCCTCACTGTTAGGCCACGTCAGACACTGGTGGTTGGAAGGTGAAGTGTGAGTAGAAAGACATGGTTCTTGCCCTGGAAAGATTTTCTCTAGTGTAAAAGGAAGATGTGGCCACAAACTGTCATAGTAATAGTTGCTATTCTATGTGATGTGGATTATAGTCTCTATTTTAAGGATGAAGAAACTGAGCTCCTGAATACTgtgttcaggaggctgaggtgagtTCAAGCCTCGCCTGGGCTGCATGTACAtagcaagaaagaaaacagaaagaaaaacagttaacCTAAAGCAGAAAGTTAAGTAGAACTGTAAAATGCTTCCCCCAGGTAAATGCCAAGAAATCATGAATAATGGCTTCAGTATCTGttgctgaaggaagtcagggcttGTATAGACTAACCTTTCTGCTTTAGCTGTGTGGGTAAACTACCTCCTCACGCAGTGTTGTCTCCAGATCAGATGAAGTCCCTACTATGCTATTTACCTGCTCGTGCCTCCTCTTCTCTGGCTGCCTGTTGCTCCCGTAGCTGTTTTTCCAGGTTGTATCTGAGCTGTTCCTGCTGTATTCTTAAGCATGAGGCCCTCTCCAGGGCCTCTCCAGAAAAGTACTGCATGTTGGCTGGGCCAAAATAtgtttcattttcaaaataaggGACTGGAACCTCCGGGCGTTGGTTTGGGTCCCAGAAGTCAAATTCATGTCCATTCTTAAATTGCTGCCTTTGCTCCCGAAAATCCTGTACTTTCTTGGACAATCGGTATGCTCGCTCTGCCTCTTCCTTTTCTATCATCTGTGCTACCAGATCATACTGAGCATGCTTGGTACCTAGGAGGGATTGACAAGACATAAAGACACCCAGAACAGAGCCCAGTCAACCTCTGTCCCTACGCCTCTGCTCCCAAGGTCTTCTGGTTTGTCTTATCACCCCTCAGAGATTTAGGCTCTATTCAGAGGCAGATCTGCCCAACTTCAGCCCATTCTCGATGGTTTATACCTTTGTTTTGCCCCAGCCTTGAGTGTTTACCATAAGCCACATCTTTGCTTCGCTCTGTTGCCTCCCGGAGCTTTCGTTCCTCCACCTGGTAGTTCAGGGCTTCCACATCCACCTGAACTTCAAAGAAAGGAGCTAAATCAGAGTGGGGTCTCAGCATCATACATTGAGTATGCCAACAGACACTGTTTAGAAATGATTCCCTTACAAAGTCCTCCTATAGCTCTTCAGGACATACTGGGTAAAGCTCTAACCCCTGAGAAAAGCTTGTAAACACCTCTGGTCTAGCAGTTTCTTCTTCCTATTATCTCTGTGTCTCCTTTTCCTGCCCCCTCTCACATTAATTTTAGGAACTGTACTTCAAGCTTTTTGCTCGTCTTAAACTCACAGCCTTTGCTCCAACTGTTGCCTCCCCATGAAACAGACTTTCCTTCCTTTACCCAAGCTTCACTTTACCCTTTAAGACTTGTTCAGGAAggttcaacccccccccccccaaatctaGAACCACAATGTATTGACAATGGCCACCTTGTATTGACTGGCTACATTGTACTGCCTTTCTAGTGTTGCCTCCACTGTGAGCTATTCCAGGGGAGAAGATAGGCCTTGGCTATCATTGTATTCCCCACAGTTCAACATAGTTCTTAGTACATAGCAAGTCCGAAGGACATTCTTGCAACTGAGATCTCAGTCAGACCTCCAAACTTCAGTTTGCTTGTGGTCAGGTAGTATGCTCTGATTTTTCAAAGttgacatctcaatgctttttttttttttttttttttggtctcactTCACAGAGGAGGATAACGTAGGTTATGTGTCATAATGCCATATACATATTAGCAAACCTGGCTTTGAACGCAAGTATGGTGTCTTCTCTAGGTCCTTTCTCTACCCATGCACTCAGcaatccttttttgtttgtttcttaaagcTATCAgtgttttctctttcattataattcatttaaaacatttcaaaatagtATGAAAGGGCATATAGTTTGAGGAAGAATAAACATCCCTTCAGCCTCTATTCCTCAGCTTGGTTCTGTGAAGGTTTTATAGCCAACATGGTTTggtaagatggttcagtggttcagGCCTGAAAACAGCTTGACACCAGAGAGCCACATGGTGGAAAGgagttgtcttttgacctccacattcaCACTGTAGCATGCATGCACTGTGGTACCACATGACcctcctaaataaataaaaatacataaaatattgtcAGCTTGATAGCATCTAGAATCACTTAGGATTGAAACCTCTGGACATGTCTACTTTAAGTGGGAAAACCTCCCCtaactgtgggcagtgccatacCATGAACTAGGGTCttggactgaataaaaaagagaaagtgaactGAATTCTGTTTGCTAATTGAGTGCAAAGTGACCAGCCACCTCCTATTATTCCTCTCCAATAATGGACTATATGCTCAAACTgagccaaaagaaaaagaaacgaaacccttccttccttgtgtTTGTTAGATATTTTGTCTATTaacaagaaaagtaaccaatataaCAATATCATATTTAGCCTTGCAGAAATACCTTAGGTTTATGTGATATCAAATATGTTTTATACCCACATTGATTCTCAAGAATCAGAGTAAGAGCTAACCAGAGAAGACCCAGCTGTCTCTTCACAATTCCATCTCTCTTCAGAAGCCCTGCCCAGGCATATGAGCTTTAGTTCCCTAGCCCCTTCCTTTCCAGTCCTACAGCCTGCTTGAATCCAGAAGGGTTATAATGCACTGCCACATTCCTTTCTAGGCATAATGGGGAAGCAACCCAGTCTTGTAAAGTGATTTCCATTACCCACTCACCCCCATGACTCGGTTCCGCACATTGAAGAATCGACGTTGTCGTTCCCTTTCTCGATTTCTTCTAGCCTCAATGGCTGCCATTTCCTTGGAATCTGCCGAGAGGTCTAACTTATACATCTGGAGCAATAAGAAGTGGAATGGCTCATTTATGCTGACTGTCCTTTGCTATACCATACCTTCAGTTCTTTCTCCCTTATAACATGTCACTAGCTATGATCCAGATTACTTTGTGATATTTCATATCTGTATCTTCAATCTGCTGTCTCTACACCAAGTCAAGCTTCAGTCTAATGTCAGGCAATGTTTCCAGAATCTTTGATGGCCTCTGTTACTCCAGTGTTAATCCTCTTTGCCCTGACTACCATGGGGATCTTTCTAAAAGCAAGTCTGACCATTGCACTCCTGAGGTTAAAGCCTTTGCAAGCAGAGAAAAACAGACTGCAGAATGCTCAACCCTAAATGGGACCTCTTTTTCACACCCCCTCCTCCGAAGGCTCAAGTGATCATTGCAGAAGAAGGATGGAAAGACTTGTCAGAGGTGGTGGATGAATACAGGGGAAATAGTATCTTCCGGACATAGCAGGGGCAGCTACAcataagaactcacagagattttgaCAGTAGGCACAAACTTGTGAAAGCTCAAGCCAGACCATGCAGCATGCAGAGACGAAAGCAGGGAACACAAAGTCCTACCTGTAGTGAAAGCTGTTAGCAACTGATAGCTGTTGGGaggggagagtcagttttctttacgAGTATAGagcccccttttttatttttgtttttcatgacaggatttctctgtgtagcctgttgtccaggctgacctcgaatttggagatctgtctgcctctgcttcctgattgctgggattaaaggtgtgtgccactatgctctGGAAGTTCACTCTTGAGTTGACCATGTTCTAGCAGAAGGCCACAAATCAAATAATATATTgtcagcacaaattggacttgatgggTGGAAAAAAAGAGCACATAAAGTTGGATGGGAAGGGAAAGGGCTAAATCTGGGAAGGGTTGGgggaggtgaatatgatcaaaacacaatgtacaaaattctcaactaataaaataaaaaaagtctttGTAAGCAGATTTACAGCAAATGTCTTCCTAGTGTTTAAAAGCTAAGGTCCAACTCCCTTACAACTCAAAAGGTCAGGGTAGGATGaccatgagttagaggccagtctaagctacatagtaagactgtaATCTAAAACaaggaaactttaaaaaatgttattcatAGATTCTTATGGATACAGTATATAACTTACAGAGAGAACCATCATAGATTTTGCCTTGTGGGGAGTAGTTTGAAAAGAGACAAGACACTTCAATGGGACCAATTATTTCTCTATGttgaggttttatatatacacacacacacatatgtatatatataacaggatttcactgtgtcaCTCAGGCTCGCTTGAAGTTGTAATACTTTACCAGTCTTTCACATACTAAGCTTTCAACTATAATGACTTTGAGTTGGTTCATTGCTTTCTCAGGCTTCCAAACTTACATATgggagattttatatatatataaaatgtgtcaATAATTTCACCATGACAAAAGTTATTAGTTATAGCTTATAAGAGTTGGAGTACGTAAAGAGACCAGTGTGCCTGGAGCATTGTTACCAAGGGAGACAGTGGCATGAGACAAATTGAAAAGGTGTGTAGGGACTGGCTCTTAAAAGCCTGTGGTAATGGGcctgggagtgtggctcagttgATAAGGTGCTTGTCTAACATGAAGCCCTGGGTACAATCCATAGCACCACCTAAACCTGAACTGAGTactgcatgcctataatctcagcacttggcggaagcaggaaggtcagaagttcaaggtcctctTCAACTACAGAGTAAGAACCAGTCTTACTGGtcatgggctggtgagatggctcaatgggtaaaagaATTTGTCAATAAACCTGACAATCTCTGTTTGATAcctggacccacatggtagaaagagaaccaactcctacaagttgtcctctgatctccacatgtgtatGCTCATGTTCCCCTCCCCtctaaataaaatgcaataaaaagttTGTTTATAAACTGGCTCCACAAAAAACCCAAGTATGAGTTTACATCTCAGTGTAGTAAGAAGCTAGTAGAGGATTTCAAGCAGGTGAGACAAGAGAAATAATGAGACTTATATTTGCAACCTCCTTCCACCATTTATGTGTCAAAACTGTGCTTCCCAAGATATGGTGGAACATGGGCCAATTATCTTACTAgataataagtaataaaataaagggatttttttgtttttgctttttttgagactgcatttctctgtgtagccttggctgtcctggactcactttgtagaccaggctggcctcaaatttagagatctgcctgcctctgcctctcagagtactgggattacaggtgtgtcccacCACACTTAGCTATAATgggaaaaaattttaaacagtcctgtttaaaatctatttttattttatgtacacgtgttttgcatgcatgtgtgtcagcgagaaggtgtcagatctcagggttacagacagttgtgagctgtcattttaggtgttgggaattgaacctgtgtctttTGGAGGAGCaatcagtgcccttaaccactgagccatctctccagcctaccaaagaggaaattttatttcagaaaagaaaGCTGCTTGTTTGTGTGATGAGTGGGCAACAGGAAACAAAAGAGGAAGCCAGAAGGCCAACGTGGAGACCACTGAAGTCTACCAAAAGGACAAGGATAGAGGTTTTGAGTAGGGCTAttttaaaagaagagggagggctgGAGAAAGGGCTCATCATTAAAAGCTAGACTCAAatctaaaaagacaaaaaaaggtgCTGTAAAGGCTGAGTTAAAGAATGTTTCTGAGaatagggagatggctcactgggtaaagtgcTTCTtaggcaagcatgaggacctgagtttagatccctagtccactgagaccTATTTTGGATTTCTGCTTTCTAGAACtggatgaaaataatttttcattgttAATTTTGGAATGACTTGTTATAGCAGTAATATCAAACTAATATAGCTTCTCAACCAATACTTGTTGAAAGATAGAGACTGAGTTTATCTATAGCCCTGTGTAACTATTGAGTAATAAACTGGGATACATTgggtaaaataaaatactaaagtCATAAAGGGGCCAGTGAggtagctcagtaggtaaaaggtGCTTGCTACTAGGCCTTAAAATTTCCATCCTCTGGATCCTAGTTGTAGGAGAGAACCTTTGCCCCACATGGGGAAAAAGAACTCACTtctaaaagttgttctctgacttacatgcacacacaaaagtcCATAaaacagcatgtgtgtgtgtgaatacttaCATCACAGTGCACTTGTGGTttgaggacaacttgcaggagttggctcTCCCCTTCTACCATATGGaatccagagatcaaactcaggccaggCATGGTTATAAATGCCtgtacctgatgagccatctcattAGTCCATAATTACTGATTTTAatagaaattttcttcattgTTAATGAGGTTTCACACCTTTTCATGTGTTCAACCACTTTATTACTTTATGAAGTTCCCATTCATCTTGTGTTCATTTGAGGGATgttttgaatttaaatttttatttttagtggatatatgaaacaaaattttatatatttatggggTATTATGATTCAACAGATAATATTCTATGTAATGTTCAAATTAGGGTAAGTCTATCTCcttaaatatttatcatttttttccaagagagagtttctctgtgtagtcctgattGTCCTAATActttctgtaaaccaggctggttttgaactcaagagatttgtctgcctctgctgccACAGTATTGGGATTAAacgcatgcaccaccaccacccagcaagtATTTCTAATCCCTGAGCCCTCATTTCACATCTTAATGGTGAATTTGGTAATGTAAATTTGTCACATTCACTCATCTTTTTTCTCCAAATGAAGTGTGTCTAGTTATTTAAGAAATTTCTTGCAAAGTATGATGCTTTAAACcctaatcccagcagttgggaggctgaggtaggagactGTTAAAAATTGGAGGCCAGTCCGGTCTAAATATTAGGTTCTTGGCCATTCTGGACTACAGAggccctgttttaaaaaacaaaacaaaaaccaaactaaaaagcAATCATCATGGTTGGCTAATGCTGTTCCCAGGAGAGAtgagttattaaaataaaaatctcagtgcTAAATTATCAGTTAAGATTGTTACCAGAGACACCTAAAACATAATTTTAGAAAACCTATTTTTCTTGGTTGTTCACCATAACTAGATGGTAAAAGCTGCTAAAGATATTACACACTTTAGTGGCTTGGCATAGACAAATTAATCTGGAACTGATAAGGCAATTATCTTCATGCTGGCTTTCATAGTTCCAGGAGGTGCTACCTGGGTCACTAGGGTAGAAAAGGCACCTTATCCAGCAGTGGACCTTGCAAAATGCAATACCAATTTTCCAGTGCccactggtgcaatagtggcatgactaTTACAAGGGTGTAACCAACCAttctctgattggatttgagaCCTGGTCCACAAAAGGGAATTTATGTCTGGCACCATAAATCTGGCCAAAAGTCCATGTCTGAGGAGGTCATAGGCCGTCAGCCCCTATTACTCCTGTTTTTCTAAATGGTCATttttgtcaaactgccttctaaatgttTGTATTTATACTCATAGTTTAGTGCTGCTCTCAACTGTGATCTGAGAAGCTTCTTTTTCCTGTAGGCAAGTTTATTCAGACCCGTAAGTGCTCAAACtgttgagaataagtgactgttgagtgctcagccctaaatgagacaTTTATCATTACTACTCCAAAGTTCAGCAGCCATTATATTAGAAGGAGTTGAAAGAATGTAAAGagctggaggaggggaaggattACAATGCaatactgctttttaaaatgacaGGGCCGTGCACTCATgaattcacagcagctgtggttaccttcAGGAGACCTGTAcaagagcaagccagtgaacCTTCCAGCATGGATGGGTGAGGAGCTCATGAGGCTCTATCCCCAACTGAAGAGCTATTAGAAGTTGATGCCTGCTGA from Meriones unguiculatus strain TT.TT164.6M chromosome X, Bangor_MerUng_6.1, whole genome shotgun sequence encodes the following:
- the Ribc1 gene encoding RIB43A-like with coiled-coils protein 1 isoform X1; protein product: MWKMYKLDLSADSKEMAAIEARRNRERERQRRFFNVRNRVMGVDVEALNYQVEERKLREATERSKDVAYGTKHAQYDLVAQMIEKEEAERAYRLSKKVQDFREQRQQFKNGHEFDFWDPNQRPEVPVPYFENETYFGPANMQYFSGEALERASCLRIQQEQLRYNLEKQLREQQAAREEEARAVLLSNQLRLAVDTRAAEMARLEESCRAAIRTAMANANKAQAAKQALQQRREQQQQQVANLREIKKQITSDLLTENPQAAQRPQAPHRVLPYCWKGMTAEQRAAIRKTQEAQRQEKKEQRQAEKSLEAEWGKQTKRLAEAALELEQQEKELCAEFRRGLGSFNQELAKEQQARQNYLNSLIYTNQPSNHYYLQFNNSSR
- the Ribc1 gene encoding RIB43A-like with coiled-coils protein 1 isoform X2; protein product: MYKLDLSADSKEMAAIEARRNRERERQRRFFNVRNRVMGVDVEALNYQVEERKLREATERSKDVAYGTKHAQYDLVAQMIEKEEAERAYRLSKKVQDFREQRQQFKNGHEFDFWDPNQRPEVPVPYFENETYFGPANMQYFSGEALERASCLRIQQEQLRYNLEKQLREQQAAREEEARAVLLSNQLRLAVDTRAAEMARLEESCRAAIRTAMANANKAQAAKQALQQRREQQQQQVANLREIKKQITSDLLTENPQAAQRPQAPHRVLPYCWKGMTAEQRAAIRKTQEAQRQEKKEQRQAEKSLEAEWGKQTKRLAEAALELEQQEKELCAEFRRGLGSFNQELAKEQQARQNYLNSLIYTNQPSNHYYLQFNNSSR